In Amycolatopsis solani, a single window of DNA contains:
- a CDS encoding ABC transporter ATP-binding protein, whose translation MNALRVHGLTVKRGAGPVIRDVDLILEPGRITALVGPNGAGKTSLLEAVSGVVAPSAGSVHLNGVNVTRHSRVARARLGLAHIEQGRAVFPGLTVLENLRLTARTPAAVDEVLELFPELDKRRDSPAALLSGGEQQMVVLARAFAARPAFLLIDEMSLGLAPVVFTRLLPVVTRFAEEGAAILLVEQFTHLALGVAQEAVVVSSGRVTYTGDAQTLLDSPATLHSAYLGS comes from the coding sequence GTGAACGCGTTGCGAGTCCACGGGCTGACGGTGAAGCGCGGAGCCGGCCCGGTCATCCGCGACGTCGACCTCATCCTCGAGCCGGGCCGGATCACCGCGCTGGTCGGGCCGAACGGGGCCGGGAAGACGAGCCTGCTGGAAGCGGTGTCCGGGGTGGTGGCGCCCTCGGCGGGCAGCGTCCACCTCAACGGCGTGAACGTCACCCGGCACTCCCGGGTCGCGCGGGCCCGGCTCGGGCTGGCGCACATCGAGCAGGGCCGGGCGGTGTTCCCGGGGCTCACGGTGCTGGAGAACCTCCGCCTGACCGCCCGCACCCCGGCGGCCGTGGACGAGGTCCTGGAGTTGTTCCCCGAGCTGGACAAGCGCCGCGACTCCCCCGCGGCCCTGCTGTCGGGTGGCGAGCAGCAGATGGTGGTGCTGGCCCGCGCGTTCGCCGCGCGCCCGGCGTTCCTGCTCATCGACGAGATGTCGCTCGGCCTGGCCCCGGTGGTCTTCACCCGGCTGCTGCCGGTGGTCACGCGGTTCGCCGAGGAGGGAGCCGCGATCCTGCTGGTCGAGCAGTTCACGCACCTGGCGCTCGGCGTCGCGCAGGAGGCGGTGGTCGTCTCGTCGGGCCGCGTCACCTACACCGGTGACGCGCAGACCCTCCTCGACTCCCCCGCCACCCTGCACTCCGCCTACCTCGGCTCGTGA